One Paraglaciecola mesophila genomic region harbors:
- a CDS encoding TldD/PmbA family protein, with product MTIITEQHAKKLLSKVLTFSKADECECNLESKVGGNIRYARNTVSTSGQESDLILIVQSTFGKRTGTATINEFDDASLEKVVRRSEELAKLAPENEEFMPVFGKQKYAKANTYFESTADVTPEDRAQAAFDSIEPSKKNKLIAAGFLEDAVEMSAIMNSKGLFAYNTATQVDFSVTIRTEDGKGSGWASGDYSDVKLLDTAKLSSIAIQKSKGSADAKEMEPGKYTVILEPAASVGLIQNMMRAFDQRSADEGRSFLSNKVAKGSKGENAPKNKLGQKMFDERVHIHSDPQHAIAPSAPFAGNGYPLNKIDWIKDGTIKNMPNSPYWAKHTKSDYIPANRNFIMDGGDQSLEDMLKNTRRGVLVTRLWYIRGLDPQTLLYTGLTRDGTFYIENGKIKYPIKNFRFNESPIIMLNNIEALGEPQRIEGCMIPPMKIRDFTFSSLSDAV from the coding sequence ATTACTGAACAACACGCCAAAAAGCTGCTGAGCAAAGTCCTAACATTCTCAAAAGCCGATGAATGTGAATGCAATTTAGAAAGCAAAGTAGGTGGCAATATTCGCTATGCCCGCAACACTGTGTCAACCTCAGGTCAAGAAAGCGACCTTATACTTATCGTGCAATCCACCTTTGGTAAGCGCACAGGCACCGCCACCATTAATGAGTTCGACGATGCTTCCCTTGAAAAAGTGGTACGCCGCTCGGAAGAGTTAGCCAAACTTGCTCCAGAAAACGAAGAGTTTATGCCTGTATTTGGCAAACAAAAATACGCTAAAGCAAATACCTACTTTGAATCTACTGCCGATGTAACCCCAGAGGATCGCGCTCAAGCCGCTTTTGATAGTATTGAACCATCTAAAAAGAACAAGCTTATTGCGGCAGGCTTTTTAGAAGACGCCGTAGAAATGAGCGCAATTATGAACAGCAAAGGTTTGTTCGCGTACAACACAGCTACCCAGGTAGATTTTTCTGTCACTATTCGTACCGAAGATGGTAAAGGATCGGGCTGGGCATCAGGAGACTACAGTGACGTGAAGCTGCTCGATACTGCTAAGTTGTCCTCTATTGCCATTCAAAAATCGAAAGGCTCAGCAGATGCTAAAGAAATGGAGCCCGGTAAGTATACGGTTATTCTTGAACCTGCAGCCAGTGTGGGTCTGATTCAAAATATGATGCGTGCGTTTGATCAACGCTCTGCCGATGAAGGACGTAGTTTTTTAAGTAATAAAGTAGCCAAAGGGTCTAAAGGTGAAAATGCGCCGAAAAACAAATTGGGCCAGAAAATGTTTGACGAACGTGTCCATATTCACTCTGATCCTCAGCATGCAATCGCCCCAAGCGCGCCCTTCGCTGGCAATGGTTATCCATTGAATAAAATCGATTGGATAAAAGACGGTACGATTAAAAACATGCCCAACTCGCCATACTGGGCAAAACATACGAAAAGTGACTATATACCAGCCAATCGTAATTTTATTATGGACGGTGGTGATCAGTCTCTTGAAGATATGCTCAAGAATACTCGCCGGGGCGTACTAGTCACCCGCTTGTGGTACATACGCGGCCTTGATCCACAAACTTTGCTGTATACAGGTTTGACCCGCGACGGCACATTTTATATTGAAAACGGCAAGATCAAATACCCGATCAAAAACTTCCGTTTCAATGAAAGTCCGATCATTATGCTCAATAATATCGAGGCGCTGGGTGAACCACAGCGGATTGAAGGCTGCATGATACCGCCTATGAAAATTCGTGACTTTACGTTTAGCAGCTTGTCTGACGCAGTATAA
- a CDS encoding DUF4159 domain-containing protein, giving the protein MSMPRRKFIKNACIAFAAQAFFRGANAWAQSSDYDFYFTRLSYESGDWEVDERMPANVLNSLIEYTSLRVDIKERIIPLSDPAMLNAPFCYMAGHRLVQFSDAEAQNFKQYVENGGFVFVDDCNHDIDGMFAKTFEAQMRSLFGEDALQKIPNDHPIYSAFFTFDGPPRTSIELNGWGDDLVHNYLKAIIVNGKIAVLYSNKDLGCEWDYDFRNKRWLKEDNTKFAVNIVLYAMTA; this is encoded by the coding sequence ATGAGTATGCCCCGCCGAAAATTTATTAAAAACGCATGTATAGCATTCGCTGCACAGGCGTTTTTTCGTGGCGCTAATGCATGGGCGCAGAGTAGTGATTACGATTTCTATTTTACTCGATTAAGCTATGAATCCGGTGATTGGGAGGTAGATGAACGGATGCCTGCCAATGTGCTTAACTCATTGATTGAATACACCAGCCTGAGGGTGGATATAAAAGAGCGCATTATTCCCCTGTCAGATCCCGCCATGCTTAACGCACCTTTTTGTTATATGGCTGGGCACAGATTGGTGCAATTTAGTGATGCCGAGGCCCAGAACTTTAAGCAATACGTTGAAAATGGTGGCTTTGTTTTTGTAGATGATTGTAACCACGATATTGATGGAATGTTTGCCAAAACCTTTGAAGCACAAATGCGCAGCCTGTTTGGGGAAGATGCATTGCAAAAGATCCCTAATGATCATCCAATTTACAGTGCTTTTTTTACCTTTGACGGGCCACCACGTACTTCTATTGAACTCAATGGCTGGGGTGATGACTTGGTTCACAACTACCTGAAAGCCATCATAGTTAACGGCAAAATTGCGGTGCTATACAGCAATAAAGACTTAGGCTGCGAATGGGATTATGATTTTCGTAACAAGCGTTGGCTCAAAGAAGACAACACAAAATTCGCGGTGAATATCGTACTTTATGCCATGACCGCCTGA